Below is a genomic region from Patescibacteria group bacterium.
ATCTAAATTACCAAAATTTTCAAGCATCGTTTTCAGTCTTTTTGCAAATTCTCGATCGCATAAAAGACAACCGCCAGCCGGTGCGGGATAATTTTTTAAATTATATTTTTTAGCCAATTCTATTTGTGACACTCGTCGACGACCAGAAAAAGCATAAAATTTTTCTCGATCAACTAACTTTTTTCTCTCTGCCTCCGTTTCAGGCAAAAGTTTCGCTGAAAGAGGTCGTAAAATTTTATTTACTAAATCAGTCTCTTCTTCAATCCATTTTAAGGCTCTTAAATTTTGACTCATCGGCCGCTCGCCCAAAACTTCGCCAGTAGCAATGAGATCGGCTTTTAATTTCTTCATCAATTCTTTTGCTTTTTTTAACATAAAAATTCGACAATCTATACAGGGGTTAAGTCCACTACCATAACCAAATTTTGGTTTTTTAACGATGGCAAAATATTCTTGAAAGAGTTTCCCTTTTGTACAATCAATATATTTCAGAGCAATTTTCTCTCGATGGGCAAAATTAAAGACTTCTTTTTTTTCTTTTAAATAATTTGGATAGAATGGCAAAATAAAATAAAGAGCTATAAGTTTAATTTTTTGCTCTTTTAAAATTTTGACGACCAATTGACTATCCAGGCCACCTGAAAAAAGCACCACCGCTTTTGTTTTCATAATGCCGGAGAAAATTAAAAATTGCTTAAAAATTTTATTATAGAGATATCAAACCTCGTTGCCCCCTCCGTCTTAATAATTATAACGATCGTTATAAAAAATAAGACGCGGAGGTAGATTTCAAAAAGCCGAGAAAAATCGACGGGCTAAAATAAAAGAAACGCCTCCCCAAAGTAAAGATAAAAGAATAATAAGTTTGCCTTCTTTTTTTAGTTCTGGCTCTGAAGAAAGAAATAAACCATAAATTAGACCGGCAAAAATTGGGTTAACTAGAGTAATGAGTAAGCCAATAATCATCAATTTTTGTTTAGATTTCAGGGTAATTTTTTCGTCCATAACAAATACTAATAGAATCCAGAATGATCTAGAATTAAGAAAATAGAATTTACTCAGTTACTTTATAAACAACATCTCCTTCCTTGACGGGTTGATCAACCTTCAAACCAACAGACTCGCCTTTGCCAGCTTTTTCAACATTTTGATGTTCAATCTGCATTGACTCTACTTTTTGAGTAAACTCTCTTCCATGACCAACAATTTTAATCGTCTCACCAACCTTAAGTTCGTCAGACAACTCAATGACACCTACAGAAATTTTGCCAAAATAATGGGTGATTTTACCAATTTGTTTTTCTTCGGCCATAGAATTTATTTTTTTATTTATTTTTATTTTTCTTTATTCGCCTTTAATGACTGCCAAAGGCACAACTCTGGCAACTTTTTTCGCCAAATCAGCGCCATGAACAATGTTAACGACTTGGTCAATATCTTTATAGGCTTCTGGTGCTTCTTCAGCCAAACCAGCTGGCGAACCACATTTGACAATGATACCACGTTTAGCCATTTCTTTAATTAAGTCTTCACCCCAAATTTTTCTCTTCGCTGCCGCCCGGCTCATCGTTCGACCAGCGCCATGATTGACAGAGTAAAAACTATCTTTGGCCTCAGTCGTGCCAACTAAAAGATAGCTGGCTGTTCCCATTGAACCAGGAATCAAAACTGGTTGGCCAACGGCCTGATAGATTGCTGGTAGTTCAGGATGGTGGGGTGGAAAAGCACGGGTCGCACCTTTGCGATGGACAATCAATTTTATTTTCTGACCATCTACTTCATGTTCTTCAATTTTGCCAATATTATGAGCGACGTCATATAAAACTTTAATTGATTGATTAAAAAATTTTTGCCAAACCTGACGAACAAGATGAGTAATGACTTGACGATTTGCCCAAGCAAAATTAGCCGCACTCGCCATCGCTGCAAAATAAGACTGACCTTCTGGTGAATTAAATGGAGCACAAGCCAATTCTCGATCAGGTAATTTAAGATTATATTTTAATAAAGATCTTGTCATCAAATGGACGTAATCTGTACAGACCTGATGACCAAGGCCGCGGGAACCAGTGTGAATAAGAAGGGTAATTTGATTCAGAAATAGACCAAAAGTTCTAGCTATCTCTTCGTTAAAAATTTCTGCCACTCTTTGAATTTCTAAAAAATGATTCCCTGAGCCAAGTGTTCCTAATTGATCTCGACCACGAGCTTTGGCTTTTTCTGAAACTTTTGTCGGATCAGCTCCTTTAATGAGACCGTAAGATTCACATCTTTCTAGGTCCTCTTTTTCGCCATAACCTTGTTCAACCACTCTTTCTGCCCCTCGCGAAAGAACTCTATCCATGGCTGTCTTATCAAGTTTCACTCGACCAGTTGAACCGACACCAG
It encodes:
- a CDS encoding RtcB family protein; this translates as MSNLTKKNLKKISKYLYEIPKTFRTDMHVPARIYLDDKMLDDVFRDKSLEQLVNTATLPGVIKYVMAMPDVHEGYGFPIGGVAAMDLKTGVISPGGVGYDINCGTRLLISDLTEEEIKPYLEKIATELNQAIPSGVGSTGRVKLDKTAMDRVLSRGAERVVEQGYGEKEDLERCESYGLIKGADPTKVSEKAKARGRDQLGTLGSGNHFLEIQRVAEIFNEEIARTFGLFLNQITLLIHTGSRGLGHQVCTDYVHLMTRSLLKYNLKLPDRELACAPFNSPEGQSYFAAMASAANFAWANRQVITHLVRQVWQKFFNQSIKVLYDVAHNIGKIEEHEVDGQKIKLIVHRKGATRAFPPHHPELPAIYQAVGQPVLIPGSMGTASYLLVGTTEAKDSFYSVNHGAGRTMSRAAAKRKIWGEDLIKEMAKRGIIVKCGSPAGLAEEAPEAYKDIDQVVNIVHGADLAKKVARVVPLAVIKGE